One window of the Asticcacaulis sp. SL142 genome contains the following:
- a CDS encoding pectate lyase family protein has protein sequence MKWLIVLAALYAGGVAAQTAPRGFTEDHDLSQTSADVKGWAADTKGGQGGRIIRVTTLEATGPGSFAEAIAADGPRIIVFEVGGVIDLKGATLRIAKPYVTIAGQTAPNPGITFVRGEFGIATHDVILQHVAIRPGANDKAPRSGGLDGLSTRSAYNVIIDHCSFSWATDENLSASGPRFEGTTPEGWRKGTSNRVTLSHNIIAEGLRNSVHEKGEHSKGTLIHDNAEKILIYGNLYNSNEERSPLIKGGAHVAIANNLIHNPGGKAVHYNLIAHEWGEVAPQTGIITLIGNVYRAGPDTRPGVPLFALGGSGDVSLYLKDNIAADENGNKLPQTGRYTASGAKILTAKTPYLPADIRIVPAAKLENAIYVSAGMRPWARDKIDFKIISDVAEGRGKIIDNEADSSGYPSYKPTSAPFNDADWNLDDMSPKAGWASLYPMAAAR, from the coding sequence ATGAAGTGGCTCATTGTGCTTGCGGCCCTGTACGCCGGGGGCGTGGCGGCCCAGACAGCCCCGCGCGGCTTTACCGAAGACCATGACCTCAGCCAGACCTCAGCCGACGTCAAGGGTTGGGCTGCCGATACCAAGGGCGGGCAAGGCGGGCGTATCATCCGCGTCACTACCCTTGAGGCTACCGGGCCCGGATCATTTGCCGAGGCCATTGCCGCCGACGGCCCGCGCATCATCGTGTTTGAAGTCGGCGGGGTGATTGACCTGAAAGGCGCGACGCTACGCATTGCAAAACCCTATGTGACCATCGCCGGTCAGACCGCCCCCAACCCCGGCATTACTTTTGTGCGCGGCGAGTTCGGGATTGCCACCCATGACGTCATCCTGCAACACGTCGCCATCCGCCCCGGTGCCAATGACAAGGCCCCGCGCAGTGGTGGCCTGGACGGGCTGTCAACCCGCAGCGCCTATAATGTCATCATCGACCATTGCTCATTCTCGTGGGCGACGGATGAGAACCTGTCAGCGTCGGGCCCGCGCTTTGAAGGCACCACCCCTGAAGGCTGGCGCAAAGGCACTTCCAACCGCGTTACCTTGAGCCATAACATCATCGCTGAGGGCCTGCGCAACTCGGTCCACGAAAAGGGCGAGCACTCCAAGGGCACGCTCATTCACGATAATGCCGAGAAAATATTGATCTACGGCAATCTTTATAATTCTAATGAGGAACGCAGCCCTCTGATCAAGGGCGGTGCCCATGTCGCCATCGCCAATAACCTGATCCACAATCCAGGCGGCAAGGCGGTGCATTACAACCTGATCGCCCATGAGTGGGGGGAGGTTGCGCCTCAGACCGGCATCATCACCCTGATCGGCAATGTCTATCGTGCAGGGCCTGACACCCGTCCGGGCGTGCCTCTGTTTGCTTTGGGCGGCTCAGGCGATGTCAGCCTGTACCTTAAGGACAATATTGCCGCCGATGAAAACGGCAATAAACTGCCTCAGACCGGGCGCTATACGGCCTCGGGTGCCAAGATTCTGACGGCTAAAACGCCGTACCTGCCCGCCGATATCCGCATTGTTCCGGCGGCCAAACTGGAAAACGCCATCTATGTCAGCGCCGGGATGCGGCCGTGGGCGCGCGATAAGATCGATTTCAAGATCATCTCCGATGTGGCGGAGGGCCGCGGCAAGATCATCGACAATGAGGCCGACTCCAGCGGCTATCCCAGCTACAAACCGACATCAGCACCGTTCAATGACGCCGACTGGAACCTTGACGACATGTCGCCAAAGGCTGGCTGGGCGTCGCTTTACCCCATGGCTGCGGCGCGATAA
- the pelA gene encoding pectate lyase has translation MKADQDALLSERKGLTAIPAEPATGNGEATMPLKAEAAWYKTAEARAVADSIVSYQTPAGGWGKNQPYNVPPRQKGQAYVGGNEGRSDDPANFDRPLIDKWSYVGTTDNGATITEIRYLARVAAQNPAEATPYQNSIVRGIEYLLAAQFPNGGWPQVWPLQGGYHDMVTLNDNAMEGVISLMRDAGAGKGDFAFLPDTLKARARAAEQAGLKALLAGQVVIDGKLTLWPQQYDPLTGQPTSARNYEPPSLSSTESAGILMYLMQRPDPSPEVVAAVRAGVAMLKQLQINGYVFKRVEGDDGRRLHAQADAPPLWSRYYDMKTFKPIFSDRSKQIFDTVDDVSAGRRNGYAWFSTSPQKAIAAYEAWRTKHPEAQ, from the coding sequence ATGAAGGCGGATCAGGACGCACTTCTTTCCGAACGCAAGGGCCTGACCGCCATTCCGGCAGAACCGGCGACCGGCAATGGCGAGGCGACTATGCCGCTCAAAGCCGAGGCCGCGTGGTATAAAACCGCAGAGGCTCGCGCCGTGGCGGATTCGATCGTCAGCTACCAGACCCCCGCCGGTGGTTGGGGTAAGAACCAACCCTATAATGTCCCGCCGCGCCAGAAAGGGCAGGCCTATGTTGGCGGCAATGAAGGCCGCTCAGACGATCCGGCCAATTTCGACCGGCCTTTGATTGACAAATGGAGCTATGTCGGCACGACCGACAATGGCGCGACCATCACCGAAATCCGCTATCTGGCAAGGGTGGCAGCCCAGAATCCGGCTGAGGCCACCCCTTATCAGAACAGCATAGTGCGCGGGATTGAATACCTGCTGGCCGCGCAGTTTCCGAACGGTGGCTGGCCGCAGGTCTGGCCGCTGCAAGGCGGTTATCATGACATGGTCACCCTCAACGACAATGCGATGGAGGGCGTGATCAGCCTGATGCGCGATGCCGGGGCAGGCAAAGGCGATTTCGCGTTTCTGCCCGACACCCTGAAAGCCCGCGCCCGTGCCGCCGAACAGGCGGGCCTGAAGGCGCTGCTGGCCGGACAGGTGGTGATCGACGGCAAACTGACCCTGTGGCCGCAGCAATATGATCCGCTGACCGGGCAACCGACTTCGGCCCGTAACTATGAGCCGCCGTCGCTGTCATCGACCGAAAGTGCGGGTATCCTGATGTACCTGATGCAGCGGCCCGATCCGTCGCCGGAGGTGGTGGCTGCCGTGCGCGCCGGTGTCGCCATGCTGAAACAGCTTCAAATTAACGGTTATGTCTTCAAGCGCGTCGAGGGCGATGATGGTCGCCGCTTGCACGCACAAGCTGATGCCCCGCCGCTATGGTCGCGTTACTATGACATGAAAACCTTCAAGCCGATCTTCAGCGACCGTTCCAAGCAGATTTTTGATACGGTTGATGATGTCAGCGCCGGACGCCGCAACGGCTATGCCTGGTTCTCGACCAGCCCGCAAAAGGCCATTGCCGCCTATGAAGCTTGGCGCACCAAGCATCCGGAGGCACAATAA
- the adhP gene encoding alcohol dehydrogenase AdhP — MAKTMKAAVVRTFGAPLTIDEVPVPEPGPGLIQVAIQASGVCHTDLHAAEGDWPVKPNPPFIPGHEGVGYVSAVGAGVKHVKEGDRVGVPWLYTTCGHCKHCLGGWETLCVEQLNTGYSVNGGFAEYVVADPNFVGHLPKNIGFNEIAPILCAGVTVYKGLKVTDTKPGDWVVISGIGGLGHMAVQYAKAMGLNVAAVDIDDGKLDLARRLGATLTVNAKTVADPAAYIKKETDGGAQGVLVTAVSPKAFEQALGMVSRGGTVALNGLPPGEFPLDIFGMVLNGITVRGSIVGTRLDLQESLEFAAEGKVAATIATEKLEDINDIFARMHKGQIEGRIVIDMTA; from the coding sequence ATGGCTAAAACCATGAAAGCCGCCGTCGTGCGCACATTCGGCGCGCCCCTCACCATTGACGAAGTGCCAGTGCCAGAACCCGGCCCGGGCCTGATACAGGTCGCCATTCAGGCGTCCGGCGTCTGCCACACCGATCTGCACGCTGCCGAAGGTGACTGGCCCGTCAAACCGAACCCGCCGTTCATCCCCGGCCACGAAGGCGTGGGCTATGTCTCGGCCGTGGGCGCAGGCGTCAAGCACGTCAAGGAAGGCGACCGCGTCGGGGTACCATGGCTCTACACCACCTGCGGCCACTGCAAGCACTGCCTCGGTGGTTGGGAAACCCTGTGTGTTGAACAGCTCAATACCGGCTATTCCGTCAATGGCGGCTTTGCGGAATATGTGGTGGCTGATCCGAACTTTGTTGGCCACCTGCCCAAAAACATCGGCTTTAATGAGATCGCACCGATCCTGTGTGCGGGCGTTACGGTCTATAAGGGCCTGAAGGTCACCGACACCAAACCCGGTGACTGGGTGGTCATTTCCGGCATCGGCGGTCTGGGCCACATGGCGGTGCAGTACGCCAAGGCCATGGGGTTAAATGTCGCCGCCGTTGACATCGATGATGGCAAGCTCGATCTGGCCCGCCGATTAGGTGCGACGCTTACGGTCAATGCCAAAACCGTCGCTGATCCCGCAGCCTACATCAAAAAAGAAACCGATGGCGGCGCTCAGGGCGTTCTGGTCACCGCCGTCTCTCCCAAGGCGTTCGAGCAGGCCTTGGGCATGGTCTCCCGCGGCGGCACGGTCGCGTTAAATGGCCTGCCGCCGGGTGAGTTCCCGCTCGATATCTTTGGCATGGTCCTCAATGGCATCACCGTGCGCGGATCGATTGTCGGCACGCGGCTTGACCTTCAGGAATCGCTTGAGTTCGCCGCTGAGGGTAAGGTCGCCGCCACCATCGCCACCGAAAAGCTGGAGGACATCAACGACATCTTTGCCCGCATGCATAAGGGCCAGATCGAAGGCCGCATCGTCATCGACATGACGGCGTAA
- a CDS encoding bile acid:sodium symporter family protein — protein MADIVTDAAIVLLFFLHGAKLSREAIVAGFSNWRVHGVVLATTFVVFPLIGLLMQVSLSGIIAPMILSGFLFLTLLPSTVQSSIAFTGIARGNVAAAVCAASLSNVLGIFLTPLMVGLFMGATSGVSMAAIEKIALQLLLPFVLGHLARPILAGFIAKHKTLVGRVDRTSILLVVYTAFSASVVEGLWSKVSAVDLISVLILCAVVLAIVLWGTWFISGRLGFAREDRVVILFCGSKKSLASGVPMASPLFPAAMLGPVILPLMLFHQIQLIVCAFIAQKMK, from the coding sequence GTGGCTGATATTGTCACCGATGCCGCCATTGTGCTGCTGTTTTTCCTGCACGGGGCCAAGCTGTCGCGGGAAGCTATTGTGGCCGGATTTTCCAACTGGCGCGTCCACGGCGTGGTACTGGCGACGACCTTTGTGGTCTTTCCGCTGATAGGGCTTTTGATGCAGGTAAGCCTTAGCGGCATTATCGCCCCCATGATCCTGAGCGGGTTTCTGTTCCTCACCCTGCTGCCCTCGACCGTGCAGTCGTCGATCGCCTTTACCGGCATAGCGCGCGGCAATGTCGCCGCCGCCGTATGCGCCGCCTCGCTGTCGAACGTGCTGGGGATATTCCTGACGCCATTGATGGTCGGGCTGTTTATGGGGGCCACCTCGGGCGTATCGATGGCCGCTATTGAAAAGATCGCCCTGCAACTGCTGTTGCCGTTTGTGCTGGGCCATCTGGCGCGACCGATCCTTGCCGGGTTTATCGCCAAACACAAGACACTGGTAGGCCGGGTCGATCGCACCTCGATCCTGCTGGTGGTCTACACAGCCTTTTCGGCGTCGGTCGTTGAAGGGTTGTGGTCGAAAGTCTCAGCCGTTGATCTGATCAGTGTCCTGATCCTGTGCGCCGTCGTTTTAGCAATCGTTCTGTGGGGGACGTGGTTTATCTCCGGCCGGTTAGGCTTTGCCCGCGAAGACCGGGTGGTCATCCTGTTTTGCGGCTCAAAGAAAAGTCTGGCGTCCGGCGTGCCTATGGCCTCACCCCTGTTTCCGGCGGCCATGCTGGGGCCGGTGATTTTGCCGCTGATGCTGTTTCACCAGATACAACTGATCGTCTGCGCCTTTATTGCCCAGAAGATGAAATGA
- a CDS encoding sigma-54-dependent Fis family transcriptional regulator codes for MSAPNPVMIEQARREFFDGKGLPVNQVSHAILRSWMRCTDMGLNARRAPPHEAPTSQEVRDLHDRHEALRRLCRAELDALYNEAREMSGLVILTNAQGIVLDTLGDAAFADRAAQVTLRPGVLWSEDGTGTNAIGTALAERRGVSVFGGEHYFTDHKVLSCAATPIIDHRGAIIGVLDMSAPATDAHTHMLGMVRLAVEQIEHRLFREGFDGCETVRFQTDPGLLGVAREGILVVKDGVIVGANRRGLSLIGHGWDILDEMRFEDVFAHDVAQAARDGHLTAQDGRAFAARLDTGARAGPASFETVPGQSLDDIELSTIRAAVEAHKGNISAAARHLGIHRSTIYRRLQYNV; via the coding sequence ATGTCTGCGCCCAATCCCGTGATGATCGAGCAGGCGCGCCGTGAGTTTTTTGACGGCAAGGGCCTGCCGGTCAATCAGGTCAGTCACGCCATTTTGCGCTCATGGATGCGCTGCACCGACATGGGGCTGAATGCCCGCCGTGCGCCGCCCCACGAAGCCCCGACATCACAGGAGGTTCGCGATCTGCATGACCGGCATGAGGCCCTGCGCCGTCTGTGCCGGGCTGAGCTTGACGCGCTTTATAACGAAGCGCGTGAGATGTCGGGGCTGGTTATCCTGACCAACGCTCAGGGCATCGTGCTCGATACGCTGGGCGACGCCGCCTTTGCTGACCGGGCGGCTCAGGTCACCCTGCGGCCGGGGGTTTTGTGGTCCGAAGACGGCACCGGCACCAACGCGATCGGCACGGCTCTGGCCGAGCGGCGCGGGGTGTCGGTGTTTGGGGGTGAGCACTATTTCACCGACCATAAGGTGTTAAGCTGTGCCGCCACCCCGATCATTGATCACCGCGGCGCGATCATCGGGGTGCTGGATATGTCGGCCCCTGCGACCGACGCCCATACCCACATGCTGGGCATGGTGCGGCTGGCGGTCGAGCAGATCGAACACCGCCTGTTCCGGGAAGGCTTTGACGGCTGCGAAACCGTGCGTTTCCAGACCGATCCGGGTCTTCTGGGGGTGGCGCGCGAAGGCATACTGGTGGTCAAGGACGGGGTGATAGTCGGCGCTAACCGGCGCGGCCTGTCGCTGATTGGACACGGCTGGGACATTCTGGATGAGATGCGCTTTGAGGATGTGTTTGCCCACGATGTCGCGCAGGCGGCGCGCGACGGGCACCTGACGGCGCAGGATGGCCGCGCCTTTGCCGCCCGTCTGGATACGGGGGCGCGTGCAGGGCCTGCGTCGTTTGAAACGGTGCCGGGGCAAAGTCTTGACGACATCGAACTGTCGACCATCCGCGCTGCGGTTGAGGCCCACAAAGGCAATATCAGCGCCGCGGCCCGCCATCTGGGCATCCACCGTTCAACCATCTACCGGCGGCTTCAGTATAACGTCTAA
- a CDS encoding SGNH/GDSL hydrolase family protein, whose translation MFTLSRRALGIVLSLALMAPATWAKSPATAWHPAFYAAPEPSGAEVTAKDITLRQIVKISAGGERVRVRVSNAYGEKPLRLKDVRIARRTAGSGIEVASDRGLTFNGAAGVTIAPGAYVISDPADIAVEAGRDLAVSVYAKDPVPLKTVHDIQRGVLYRASGAQAATAQLPAETIDIGIGNAFAFISAVEVESTKPLSTVIAFGDSITDGYGITPDTGRTWPDVLNARLRAAKLPVNVINAGISGNRMLHHGTWARFGTGALARFDRDVLSQNASAVIVLIGINDLGHALSPESEDYVSAQDLIGGLKQMALRARAKNMKIYVATLTPFKGTVFKDYYTDHKEAERQTLNAWLRQSQDFDGVFDFDKALEDPARPGWLRAGFDLGDHLHPNDAGASAMAHAIPLSAFEWAK comes from the coding sequence ATGTTCACCCTTTCCCGCCGTGCCCTTGGTATTGTCTTAAGTCTGGCCCTGATGGCCCCCGCAACGTGGGCCAAATCACCAGCTACAGCGTGGCATCCAGCCTTTTATGCGGCACCAGAGCCTTCGGGGGCGGAGGTAACGGCCAAAGATATCACCCTGCGCCAGATTGTGAAGATCAGCGCCGGTGGTGAACGGGTGCGGGTGCGGGTGTCCAACGCCTATGGCGAAAAACCCTTGCGCCTTAAGGATGTCCGCATCGCCCGCCGCACCGCAGGATCTGGCATTGAGGTCGCCAGTGACCGGGGCCTGACCTTTAATGGGGCGGCAGGGGTTACTATTGCACCGGGTGCCTATGTCATCAGCGATCCGGCGGATATCGCGGTTGAGGCCGGACGCGATCTGGCGGTCAGTGTTTATGCGAAAGACCCCGTGCCGCTGAAAACCGTCCACGATATCCAGCGCGGTGTGCTGTACCGTGCGTCGGGGGCGCAGGCGGCGACCGCGCAGCTTCCGGCGGAGACTATCGATATCGGGATCGGCAATGCCTTTGCGTTTATCTCCGCCGTAGAGGTCGAAAGTACCAAGCCGCTATCTACCGTTATCGCTTTTGGAGATTCGATCACTGATGGCTACGGCATCACGCCCGATACGGGCCGGACATGGCCCGATGTGCTTAACGCGCGTTTGAGGGCCGCCAAACTGCCGGTCAATGTCATCAATGCGGGCATCAGTGGCAACCGGATGCTGCATCACGGCACCTGGGCGCGCTTTGGCACCGGCGCGCTGGCGCGGTTTGACCGCGATGTCCTAAGCCAGAATGCCTCGGCGGTGATTGTCCTGATCGGCATCAATGATCTGGGCCACGCCCTAAGCCCGGAATCTGAGGATTATGTCTCGGCGCAGGACTTAATCGGCGGCCTGAAACAGATGGCCTTGCGGGCGCGGGCCAAGAACATGAAAATCTATGTGGCGACCCTGACGCCGTTCAAAGGCACGGTGTTCAAGGATTATTACACCGACCATAAGGAAGCTGAGCGCCAGACGCTTAACGCCTGGCTGCGCCAGTCTCAGGACTTTGACGGGGTGTTTGACTTCGATAAGGCGCTGGAAGACCCGGCCCGTCCGGGCTGGCTCAGGGCCGGATTTGACCTAGGCGATCATCTGCACCCGAACGATGCCGGGGCGTCGGCCATGGCCCATGCGATCCCGCTGTCGGCCTTTGAGTGGGCGAAATAA
- a CDS encoding aldehyde dehydrogenase family protein, producing MTKHDTAIHAASPFKARYGNFIGGDWVEPRSGRFMNNLSPVTGRKVCEVPRSDAADIEAALDAAHRAKAAWGRTSVTERSNILLKIADRIEQNLETIATAETWDNGKPLRETMAADIPLAVDHFRYFAGCIRAQEGSIGEIDNDMVAYHFHEPLGVVGQIIPWNFPILMAAWKLAPALAAGNCVILKPAEQTPASILVVMEFIADLLPAGVLNIVNGTGLEAGAPLAASPRIAKIAFTGSTPVGKAIMRATADNVTNITLELGGKSPNVFFADVMAEDDAFLDKALEGFAFFALNQGEVCTCPSRALIQESIYDRFMEKAIKRVEAISQGDPLNPTTMIGAQASQEQLDKILSYMEIGKSEGAKVLTGGDRNILKGDLKDGYYIKPTIFEGHNKMRVFQEEIFGPVVSVTTFKTLDDALEIANDTVFGLGAGVWSRDMNTAYRAGRGIEAGRVWTNCYHAYPAHAAFGGYKQSGIGRENHKMMLDHYQQTKNMLVSYAPGKLGFF from the coding sequence ATGACAAAACATGATACCGCCATACATGCAGCCTCACCGTTTAAGGCCCGTTATGGCAATTTCATCGGCGGCGACTGGGTTGAGCCCCGGTCGGGCCGCTTTATGAACAATCTGTCGCCCGTCACGGGCCGTAAGGTGTGCGAAGTGCCGCGCTCAGATGCCGCCGATATCGAGGCCGCCCTTGATGCCGCCCACAGGGCCAAGGCCGCCTGGGGCCGAACCTCGGTGACCGAGCGTTCGAACATCCTGCTGAAAATCGCTGACCGGATTGAGCAGAATCTGGAAACCATCGCGACTGCCGAGACCTGGGACAATGGCAAGCCCCTGCGTGAGACCATGGCGGCGGACATTCCTCTGGCCGTCGATCATTTCCGCTATTTCGCGGGCTGCATCCGTGCTCAGGAAGGCTCAATCGGCGAAATCGACAATGACATGGTCGCCTACCATTTCCATGAGCCTCTCGGCGTTGTGGGGCAGATCATTCCGTGGAACTTCCCGATCCTGATGGCGGCGTGGAAGCTGGCGCCTGCCCTTGCCGCCGGTAACTGCGTGATCCTTAAGCCCGCCGAGCAGACCCCGGCCTCGATCCTTGTGGTCATGGAATTTATCGCGGACCTGCTGCCTGCGGGCGTGCTCAACATCGTCAACGGCACGGGCCTTGAAGCGGGGGCCCCGCTGGCCGCCAGCCCGCGAATCGCCAAGATCGCCTTTACCGGCTCTACCCCGGTGGGTAAGGCCATCATGCGCGCCACCGCCGATAATGTGACCAACATCACGCTGGAGCTGGGCGGTAAATCGCCTAACGTCTTCTTTGCCGATGTCATGGCCGAAGATGATGCGTTTCTGGATAAGGCCCTTGAAGGGTTTGCCTTCTTTGCGCTCAATCAGGGCGAGGTCTGCACCTGCCCGTCGCGCGCCCTCATTCAGGAATCGATCTACGACCGCTTCATGGAAAAGGCGATCAAGCGCGTCGAAGCCATTTCTCAGGGTGACCCGCTTAACCCGACCACCATGATCGGCGCTCAGGCCTCACAGGAACAACTCGATAAGATCCTGAGCTATATGGAAATTGGCAAATCCGAAGGTGCCAAGGTTCTGACCGGCGGCGACCGCAATATCCTGAAAGGTGACCTCAAGGACGGCTATTACATCAAGCCGACCATCTTTGAAGGCCACAACAAGATGCGGGTGTTTCAGGAAGAAATCTTCGGCCCCGTGGTCTCGGTCACGACCTTTAAGACCCTTGATGACGCTCTTGAAATCGCCAATGACACAGTATTTGGCTTAGGGGCTGGCGTCTGGTCGCGCGACATGAATACCGCCTACCGCGCGGGCAGAGGCATCGAAGCGGGCCGTGTGTGGACCAACTGCTACCACGCCTATCCGGCCCATGCGGCATTTGGTGGCTATAAGCAGTCCGGCATCGGGCGTGAAAACCATAAGATGATGCTTGATCACTATCAGCAGACCAAAAATATGCTGGTCTCCTATGCCCCCGGAAAGCTTGGGTTCTTCTGA